In the Salvia splendens isolate huo1 chromosome 16, SspV2, whole genome shotgun sequence genome, TTTGGCGAGTTTGTGATCGAAACGACGACGGATTTGGAGTCGTCTATGGATCAAAACCATCCGTTGCTACAAAAAAGCTACAAAAGCCATGGCTTGCAGAAGAAGTGAAGTCATACTTGCTAAAGGAAATTATATAACCACCATAAGTAGATGGTTGTGGCCATTTGATTATTTAGAATTGTTaagagaaaaatatatataatggtAATGTTCATGATATATGTTTATTGTGTCTATAGGAAAGTAATGGAGTAAACTtttaaagaagaaaatgatgaatTATGTGACATAAAGAGTATAAATTGGTATATTGAGGGGTAGtatttacaaataaaaagaGTCTAGATTTAATGGACATTTAAAATGGCATTCAAAATTGGAAATGTCATAGTCATGAATCATTAACCACAGTATCCGATCATAGTTAAattttactagtactatttaatgTGAATTAAGTTGGAAGGAACACCAATAATGTTATTGTGAGTTAGGCCATGATGTGGAATTCTCTAAAAGTGACATGGAGGGAATTTTATATTGGCATTCTgataaaatattactagtataaaatAGAGTATATAGAAGCATTCACACCAGACAAATTTTATATTGCCATTCTGATAAAACTATATAAAAGAGTATATAGAAGCCTTCACAATAGGCAAATGTATTggtgtattttaattattttcttactttttaTCAGAGGATTTTTCTTAGTTTTCTGATTTTAATAACCACATTTTATGTTGCCCTCTCTTCGCCTCTCATATTACTATATAGGTTGAGTATACATCAAAtcaataaatttgattttttataaaatacaaaaaaaagagaagcgTGGCTCATGGCACAGTTGAAGTAGACACCACACTCCCTACATTATTAATTACAACAATTTACAACATTAATCACCAAATTAACAAAAtattctctccaattaaacatgTCGACGGCGGcgagaggcggaggcggcggcaaCCGTGATTACTGCTACCGAGAAGTGGTGCCGTTCGCGGCGATGGTGAGCCTGCAATGCATCAACGTCGGACTGAACACACTGTTCAAGGTCGCGGCCAACGGCGGCATGAGCCGCCACGTGTTCATCGTGTACGCCTACGCTGTCGCCGCCCTCATCCTCCTCCCCGCTCCCTTCTTCTCCCGCCGGTACTACTACTCTATTGAAATCCATTTTCCAAATCAGTAGATTGATCTCTCGATTTATTcactttttgtatgaaattgAGCAGCTCAGGAACTCTGCCGTCGCTGAATTTATCGATTCTGGTGAAGTTTTTTGTGCTGGGAGTGATCGGGTGAGCGAGATCGgagttgacattttttaaattgatttattagtTTAATTCGATTAAGATATTAAGTGTATGTTGATTTTGGTGAAAGGTATTCGTCGCAGTTGATGGGATTCACAGGTATAAATTACGGTTCTCCGACGCTTGCTTCCGCCATCAGCAACCTCTCTCCGGCCTTCACTTTCGTCCTCGCCGTCATCTTCaggtatctctctctctcacacacacacacacacacttgttTCTTGGAGTTTACGCGACATTCCTATTTCTATCAGCACTCGCTCTAATATTTTCTTGCGTTTGAGTAATCAATGGCGTGCAATGTTATATTATTACCTTTTCAACACATaagtattttaatataataaattgTTTTTGAAAAAATACTTAACAAATGGAGTAAGTAGTAATGCAATGGCCCAACGCGACCGAAACTGCCCAAACTCAAAGGCCCGACATTGAAAGCAACCAAAAGAAGATATTGTTGGTCTTTTCCATAAATGGGCCAATACGCTTTAGCTTGGGAGTTTTCTGAAAAAAAGGTTTGATCGATCCATGCTATTTTAAAACAgggttaatttatttttatttcaccaAAAAGAACTtcgtagtactagtattatgcTTTGTTATCATTCGATTTTGTAAAGATTTGGGATAGTTTTTGGGAGTATTTTGGTGTTGTATGGTCTGAATTGTTGTGTTGTATTGCTACTTTGTTGGTGACCATTTTTGCAGGATGGAAAAGTTAGTTGTATCGAGCTCGAGAACTTGGGCCAAAGTGGTCGGCGCGGTGGTGTCCATATCGGGAGCGTTTGTAGTAACATTTTACAAAGGTCCGATCATCATCAATGCCGATGCCCCTCTTTCCACTCCCCTTTCACTATATCCAGTATTCGACTCGCCTCGATCTGACTGGATCCTTGGTAGCCTATTTCTCACCGTCGAATATATCCTCTCTCCCATATGGTGCATTTTTTTGGTAACACGCCTGCCTCATTTCCATCTACCTACTACTCCTATGACTTTGATCTTATTATATTGTCCTAATCCAAACTAAATTTAATATGCATATAGATACACATCATGAAAGAGTACCCTTCGGGCTTGACCATAATGTTCTTCTACTCGTCTAGCGTCAGCCTTCTAGCTGCACTCGTGGGGATATTTGTCGAACCGGACTCTACTATATGGATCATTAAACCTGATATTGCTTTGGTCTCCATCGTATGTTCGGTAAGTGGTGAAATTAGCCTGAAAACTATGAAATTTGCTTCAAATTCTAGTTCGtctcataatttaaaaacaaccgaaaaataaacaaaaattgatTTGGTTCCCAATTGTCATACGACAAAATATTTAGGTAAAATTATATGGTTGTTAAGAAATCATACGTAGACGTCAACGTCAGTGAGTTAAATGTTGTTGTCTATTTGGTTTGAAaacatcatcaacatatatcatGTAGGCAGTTGCAACTTTTTTTGTCGTGTAATAATTGAGAGAAAATCCAAATCTCATGATTTTCCGGCTAATTTTAAAAGTCACGGAACACACCAGAATTCGTAGCTAGCTAATTAGTTTCCTAAGTTATGTGTATTGTAGGGAGTGTTGAATGGTTGCATAAGCAATAGTGTTGATTCTTGGCTCTTGCACATGAGGGGCCCGGTCTACGTGGCAATGTTTAAGCCCCTTCAAATCGCCATAGCTGCAGCCATGGGAGTGATCATCCTAGGTGACACTCTTTATCTTGGAAGGTAATAGATTCGTAAGACAAATATTGAATCATTTTATAATGGAAATAGAAaagtgatgtgtgtattttttgtggtgAAATAGTATGATTGGCGCAATAATAATAGTGACCGGTTTCTACACTGTGATGTGGGGGAAAGCAAAGGAAGAGGTGGGTGATTTTGTCACTGAAACAGGAGATTTGGAGTGGTCAACAACAGATCAAACTCACCCTTTTCTACAAAGTTACAAAGTCCAAGACTTGTAGGAATATGGGAAATTTTGGTGTCCAATTGCTGGACTTATATATAATTTATGAAGAATAAAAAAGGTGTATATATATTGAATGCAAATGTGAAGATTGAGGGGGAACAAAGGGGAAGGAATGTCACGTGTAATTATCCTTACATGTCACTGTcacctatatttatatatggtTTATGGTCCTAAATTCTTGTCCTTAGAAATCAAAACACGTCTCGAAAAGGATCAAACACGTCATTATGGGCCTTGGCTAAACTTTAAACTGACATGTCCAACACGGTCTCTTATATAaatagtttttaaattttaaagtttaCATATTCATGCGACTAGTATTCCACGTAGGATTCACTCCCCCATTTTTTAGCAATTTCTGTTTATGAATTTctgtaacttttttctctcttttctatCCTTCAATTTATTCCTTTTCTAAAGTATTTATCCGGCAACTCTATTCACGTTACACAAATACTCCATGTAATTTGTCATCCATTCTCTCTTTTGAGTTCACTATATCTTTCTATGGAATTTGATTGCTTGCATTccaattgaaatttcaaatttacaaaTTGAGTTTAATTCCCCTATTTGATACTAGAATTCCTCTCATATTCCTGCACCTCTGCAGCTCCCAAATACAATGATCTTAAAATTACTTCTCCCAAATCCGGAGCTGAGAAGATTGAGCTTACCAACGAGCAAGACGAGGAAATTATCAAGTCTGAAGTGGAGGGGAAGATCCCCTCATGTTCCCTGTAATCGACGCTGCCGCCATATGCCGTGAGGCTTTGCAACGCATCACCGGAGGGTTTTGATTGCGAATCAATTTTTGGACAGTGCTGAGAAATGCCTGTAGAAATCGTGCAGATTCCGGTGGGTACTTGTTAAGAGATGATTTCTCTTAACAAGTTTCCATCGTCGCAGAAGCGATCGCCGAAGGGATAAACggtagtcgcgggagctttgcccgtcgatcaaaccaaTAAATTGCAATACGAGAAAAGAAAAGCGTAATAGATAAAATAGGGTTTTGATATATCTTGAATGATTAAAAGGAATAACATTGTCTCCTATTTATAACTTAAGGAATAAGAAAATcatcctaataaatatgaaaagatatgggAAATCAATAACCAACTAAATAATGGGGATACTAGGGAATATGCTCGTATCAGTATTGTTGCTGACACTTCCGATGGGGACGAGAGGGTTGTTTGGTAGGAAACGCCGACAGAGGTGCAAAGCTATTTATGCCGGTTAAGGCCCCCCCCAAACCTCGTCAACAACGTCGCCTTTTGTGAAACGCTCACTAGATAACTCTTCTTCTGGTGGCTCGTTGGACATGTCGAAGGTGCTTCGGGTCGACATAAAAGTCAAGCcagagaaaatgaaaataagtttGAGCTATATTTGTAATTACTGGAAATCCAGGCTAAAAGATAGCCGATTACAGTATATTATATGTTTGACAGTTTTCTCAATTGCACATGGCCAAATAATCTGAAAGATTGCCCAAAGACGGGCTACACATCAAAAAATGAAGACACGTTACGATTGAGAGATTTGTTAAAGTTATGATATAAACagctatttttaaaagttacagCAAATTGCCCTTATCAAAGTTACAGCAAATTGCTACTACATCTAAACTACTCACGTTAGATTGATATTGTCTGCTTTTGGTACGTATAAGTCTTCACGGTTTTGTTGTGATTGCAACATATAGGTACGGATTGTTGGGCAAGAATTTCAAAGATAGATTCGGACATGTTGGTGTTGCAGAACTAAGTGGTTTAGTTGGTTCGAGTAATCCTGTGGATCACGGCGTACCATACTCCCTAACTGAGGAATTCGTTAGGGTTTATCGCATGCATCCTCTTCTTCCTGACAAACTTCGCCTCAGAAATATCCATGCTTCACCTGGTCCTAACAAATCACCCCCTCTTGACACTGAGTATGTATTACCTCTTTCTCTCTTGTGTTAACTGCATGTGAAATAATATAATTGATCCACCAGTATATGTATGGACTTTAAATGAGCAAAAATTATGTTTTGATGAAATGACAGAATTGATATGGTGGAGCTGATTGGCAAGAAAGGAACAGAGAATCTATCAAAAATAGGATTAAGAAAGCAAATAGTGTCCATGTGCCACCAAGCCTGCGGTGCACTTGAGCTCTGGAACTATCCCATTTTCCTCAGGAATCTTGTCGCCCACAATGTCGATGGCACCGATCGGCCCGGCCCGGTCGAAGTAAGTCCATCTAATTTTGGTTTCACCCGTAAACTTCAATATTGTTTCCTAAAATCATAAACTATGAAGTTTAGGCAGAAACCTTAAAATAACTCTAAGTTCATGATATTAACGACCATTTAACATTTAACATGCAGTATGGGCAAAAACACACATGGAGCCCCttgaaatttgtttttttaattgtttttcttttataaaatttaatttatattattttgtatAAATTATCGTGCAAAAGTCACTATCAATGAGTTGAAATTatatatgattatattttaaatataagttAGAACAATAGCCCTTACTAATGGTTATTTCTGCTTTCGCCCTCTACCATGCAGTTTATAGGGATAGAGAGAGGAATGTTGCGCGATACAATGATTTCAGACGCGGCCTTCTGATGATTCCCATCACAAAATGGGAAGAGCTAACCGGCGAAGAGGAGGCTATTGAAACCCTGCGCCAAGTGTACAACGATGACGTGGAGGAGCTCGACCTTCTTGTCGGCCTCCTGGCCGAGAAGAAGATCAAGGGATTCGCCATAAGCGAGACagctttcttcatcttcttaaTCATGGCGACGAGGAGGCTGGAGGCGGACAGGTTcttcacaagtgatttcaacgaGGAAACGTGTACACGAAGAAGGGGTTGGAATGGGTGAACACAACAGAGAGTTTGAAAGATGTTTTGGATCGACATGATCCAGAGATGAGCGCTAAGTGGATCAACTCCACCAGCGCTTTCACTGTGTGGGACGCCTCTCCCGAGCCGAGCAATCCCGAGCCACTCTATCTCCGCCTCCCAAGTTGAACACATTAATTTCTTTTGTTACGAAATTGGTCTTCATTGTCTAATGTAGGGATATAATTTCAATTGTTTCCATGTTGtactatttttgttttttattacaCAACGAATTAGCTGATGTCATTTGTTTGTATCTTTGTAATATAATTGAAATGTTATTTTAAGCAGTGTTTGAGAAATTGAAGGTTGACgtaaaggaaaaagaagaaatagTGAGATTATGAAGAATTTGGTGTAGTACATTGCATAATTAAGTTTTCTAGTTTCGTGTTAGAATTCATTCTTATAATCGTACAAGCGAAGGAACCCCGATATCAAGATTTCTACCTTAATTTGATCGACAAcccttttcttattttttgagTTATATTTATATACAACTTGTATGGCTAGAATTTTCCACAACAATATTAAATTAATCcaataatttattcataaaCACCACATTCTTAAAAGGCCTAACAATTTAATCACCAATTAAAGAAAGTAATGAACAATTGTGTCcaaatttttaatgattttatcaaatttatcaGTTTTTTAGTACTCATATTTAGCAATGGTATCTATTCTGTCGTTATCTTTTTAACTTGTTATTTATCCTCGTCTTTCACtttgtattaattttatgaattgcTTTTGAGATAATtgtttctaaaaataaaactatagtGAACtattaggagtagtatttatgcATTCAACTTAACTTTCGAAATTAAATACTCTTTATCATCTGATACATCATGTTGCGATTCAGTAGTTGTAGTtggaataaaatttattataagtTAAAAAATACTGAGTATATgttaaaattgataaataaaaggTGATGACAGAATTAAACCATTTGTTTAAAGTTTTTATAAAATATGGAGACTATTAAGAATACCATATAGCTAATCAAGTTGCAAAATATTGCAAAAGTGGGTCAGAGCAAATGATGAGTTTTGCACTTTTAAAAGACGGCACTTGCAACTTGATTGCCTTAATTAAGTAGGACATCGTGATTcgtctttgttttgttttcttgatttatcaCACCTTTTTGTGCGATTCAAGTTGTGATACCATTTTTTACTTCGTCTTTAAATCTTGATTGATTTGTTTCAAAAAAGGATTGATGCATATGTTAGCTTAATAATTGATCCAAGTAGGCAAGTATATCATTTACCAAAATtgtattcattcattcattaattCAGTGTACTTTTTACATAACACTTGTATGTGTATAATCACTCTTATAAAATTAATGGTATATTTCATAAGCATCACTCACATTTAATTTGATGGTATATTTAgtcatctttttttattttatgtagcATTTCCTCCGTCCTAAAGTATTagactcatttttttttcacaataATTTAGGAGTTGTTGTTTAGTGTTGTAAGTGGAATTGATAATAAAGTAGATTAAGTGTtgtgatatatttttatttttaaatttaaaataaatggaataattatttttttaacattaaattaattaatattattttagtgCTAATTGTAATAAGGGTGTTAATTAAACTGTAATCAAATCATACTTAAATTCCctaatttttactataaatagaaatgactcaaatgTGTTTAAATGTGTTGGAACTAGGGGtgacaaatcgtgcgtgtcgggtcgttatcgtgtcgacacgataacgacacgaacacgataacaacaaacacgaagtaaacttctttgaccggacttggtccttggtcttatgaagtaaacttctttgaccggacttggtcattggtctgatgaaatatacatctttgaccggactcgtctttggtctgatgaaataaacatctttgaccggactcgtctttggtctgatgaaataaacatctttgaccggactcgtctttggtctgatgaaataaacatctttgaccggactcgtctttggtctgatgaaataaacatctttgaccggactcgtctttggtctgatgaaataaacatctttgaccggactcgtctttggtctgatgaaataaacatctttgaccggactcgtctttggtctgatgaaataaacatctttgaccgggctcgtctttggtctgatgaaataaacatctttgaccggactcgtctttggtctgatgaaataaacatctctgaccggacttggtttgcgttctaatttggcgatttttgtcgccgggatcgaactttcccttgtcctaattcggcgagttttatcgcgtggatcggactttcccagttaaccgaagtggtcttatgcagtaaacctctttgactagacatggtcgtcctcggtcttatgaggtaaacttctttgaccgaacttggtcgtcctaattcggcgaggtttatcgcgtggatcggactttcccttattgcagttcgtttcagacgaagtgcttatttcttaagccgaattgtggtcttgtatcttcctgagaagcttggactctcaatcgttggcttattgcagttcgtttcagacgaactgcttgtttaagctgaattgtggtcttgtatcctctttagaagctttgacttcacaatcgttggcttattgcagttcgtttcagacgaactgcttgtttaagctgaattgtggtcttgtatcctctttagaagctttgactcacaatcgttggcttgtatatgttctaagaaggggatcagccttcaaagaacaagatacctcagtaacatttgtaagagacgacacgcacagagacagacaaaacacacagacaaaacgcacagagacacacaaagaccaagcaaaccaaagaaagcacattgaccgaacaggactcaagactgactggactgtctcttacaaatggaactttttgaggttggaaacgtaccatgttcggggtacttgtgctcctgacacgtgagtcaatttgtaagaccctttgccgaggacttctgacacccgatatggaccttcccatgtgggttcgagttcgcccagcttttctgctcggcttacttcgttgtttctcaagacgagatctcccacttgaaattgcagctttttcaccctttggttataataccgggctacttgctccttgtacttggctgcttttatgcaggccaattctcttctttcttcggcaagatctagttcggctcccagtccgtcaccattcacttctgaggagaaatggaggtcggggactgggtatgccgatctcaaccggaatcacggcttcagtgccgtacaccatcgagttcggctctggtgtgacttcggtcatttcgcctgcctctgactccggttgctgtgatcgctatgcttgatggtgccgagctgattgctcggcacttttaagcgcaatctgcaaactcttgctcttttttgatcacctcggatgaccgctatccctcctttagtggggaaggtgtttggcgaggatgcctctgatcgctatgatcgggcttcttttcgtctcctctagatgagctgtctaaagaccgttttcgacggtctgcctcatcggcacgggagaactggtccgcaatgtcccacatctcttgagctgtttgcggactgcattccacgagctttctgtagagagctccgggcaggattccattttggaatgccgaaatgacaagtagatcattgagattatctacttgtaggcattccttatggaatctcgtcaggaagtcgctgatcttttcgtcgcgaccttgacgtatagaaagcagctgagccgaagtaatccgggcttccgctttctgaaagaacctcctgctggcgttcccgatgagcagctcgggaaacagcttgcacatatggacctcattgagacactggttcgccatattatactgatagcgtcccaggaagtcatgaggattcactaacccgtcataagtcaacgacggagttcggtagttctgtggcaagggagttcgggtgatatcgtccgagaacggagtcttcaatgctccgtacatggcgaacccgacacctcttcggtatggaggagatggagttctcctgtgattccggtacctaggaggaacaggaacatgtcggggttgaggattcttcttcctggaagacacggcactactgcggtagcgactttcatgtctggatgaggaaggagaatccaccgttttcgtcttcggctcttggctcttttgcaggaaggctaagaactcatcctgcttctcagccaagaacagcttgacagcctcattcaaatcaggctgctgggaagactcggtgtgtggaccttttgagcggcttgttccttcatcgtgaaaactggaagtagctgtatcccgaggctgttttccggacctgcgggctggactagcttcctcatggttttcacgaacggtattacgggtagtgtgtgatctggtatgcatttttttggggtggaaaaagggtcaaaaattcgcttatcacaaatttggttcttcgtttcccacagacggcgccagtgatgaatccgcgaatttctgatgttagtgaatgcaggaaaatacagatcacgacacaaagaatttacgtggttcgatttactgaagtaaatctacgtccacgggaagaaaagagggcagagttgtattgcttgatctgttttctacagcttacaaatacaaacttgctatatggtgttttatctctagagagcttaacccttttctatctgatctaagttctatttatacattgaactaagatcgtggcttgcatcaccactaatgatggttgtggatgtcgtggaggtcctgcatgtagcgtaggtcatggcctacgatcgtggcctgagcagacaccacgtggtagtgggtgtgttggaagttgtggaaatcctgtatgggtccactaactccttgttcggtcgaatactgagaccgaactgctttggttgccgatctgagagtagagcttgatgccgacctgagagcagagcttgattggttggcttttgccgagctgtaggctgaggccgaactcttactgagaccgaactgctttggttgccgatctgggagcttgatgccgacttgagagcagagcttgattggttggcttttaccgagctgtaggctgaggccgaactctttggtaatgccgaactcatactcttccttgggctttgggctgatgggccgttggtgctgttgggcttgtttagtccgtacctcATCAGGTATCTATTCTGTCGTTATCTTTTTAACTTGCCATTTATCCTCGTCTTTCACtttgtattaattttatgaattgcTTTTGAGATAATtgtttctaaaaataaaactatagtGAACtattaggagtagtatttatgcATTCAACTTAACTTTCGAAATTAAATACTCCTTATCATCTGATACATCATGTTGCGATTCAGTAGTTGTAGTtggaataaaatttattataagtTAAAAAATACTGAGTATATGTTAAAATGGATAAATAAAAGGTGATGACAGAATTAAACCATTTGTTTAAAGTTTTTATAAAATATGGAGACTATTAAGAATACCATATAGCTAATCAAGTTGCAAAATATTGCAAAAGTGGGTCAGAGCAAATGATGAGTTTTGCACTTTTAAAAGACGGCACTTGCAACTTGATTGCCTTAATTAAGTAGGACATCGTGATTcgtctttgttttgttttcttgatttatcaCACCTTTTTGTGCGATTCAAGTTGTGATACCATTTTTTACTTCGTCTTTAAATCTTGATTGATTTGTTTCAAAAAAGGATTGATGCATATGTTAGCTTAATAATTGATCCAAGTAGGCAAGTATATCATTTACCAAAATtgtattcattcattcattaattCAGTGTACTTTTTACATAACACTTGTATGTGTATAATCACTCTTATAAAATTAATGGTATATTTCATAAGCATCACTCACATTTAATTTGATGGTATATTTAgtcatctttttttattttatgtagcATTTCCTCCGTCCTAAAATATTagactcatttttttttttgcacaaTAATTTAGGAGTTGTTGTTTAGTGTTGTAAGTGGAATTGATAATAAAGTAGATTAAGTGTtgtgatatatttttatttttaaatttaaaataaatggaataattatttttttaacattaaattaattaatattattttagtgCTAATTGTAATAAGGGTGTTAATTAAACTGTAATCAAATCATACTTAAATTCCctaatttttactataaatagaaatgactcaaatgTGTTTAAATGTGTTGGaactaggggtggcaaatcgtgcgtgtcgggtcgttatcgtgtcgacacgataacgacacgaacacgataacaacaaacacgaacacgacccgttaagaaaacctcaaacacgaacacgaacacgacatgaaaccctcagacacgaacacgacacgaacacaacacgaacccattaacgacacgaaccaattcgggtcaacacgacacgataacaacacgtacacgagatgacacgataacgactcgataacaacacgacctgataacggttaaacctattaaaaatgaaaataataagaattaataatattaaaatattatttgttaacggataacacgaacacgacatgGACACGACACGAatacgtattgttaacggataacacgaacacgacacgaacacgacacgaaattttcgtgtccttaacgggtcgacccgataaggacacgaaattttcgtgtccttaacgggtcgacccgataaggacacgaacccaataagctctgacccaaacccattattttcgtgccggttcgtgtcgtgttatcgtgtcgtg is a window encoding:
- the LOC121771720 gene encoding WAT1-related protein At3g28050-like; this encodes MSTAARGGGGGNRDYCYREVVPFAAMVSLQCINVGLNTLFKVAANGGMSRHVFIVYAYAVAALILLPAPFFSRRSGTLPSLNLSILVKFFVLGVIGYSSQLMGFTGINYGSPTLASAISNLSPAFTFVLAVIFRMEKLVVSSSRTWAKVVGAVVSISGAFVVTFYKGPIIINADAPLSTPLSLYPVFDSPRSDWILGSLFLTVEYILSPIWCIFLIHIMKEYPSGLTIMFFYSSSVSLLAALVGIFVEPDSTIWIIKPDIALVSIVCSGVLNGCISNSVDSWLLHMRGPVYVAMFKPLQIAIAAAMGVIILGDTLYLGSMIGAIIIVTGFYTVMWGKAKEEVGDFVTETGDLEWSTTDQTHPFLQSYKVQDL